A section of the Tenrec ecaudatus isolate mTenEca1 chromosome 10, mTenEca1.hap1, whole genome shotgun sequence genome encodes:
- the FLOT2 gene encoding flotillin-2 isoform X2, with protein MGNCHTVGPNEALVVSGGCCGSDYKQYVFGGWAWAWWCISDTKRLSLEVMTILCRCENIETSEGVPLFVTGVAQVKIMTEKELLAVACEQFLGKNVQDIKNVVLQTLEGHLRSILGTLTVEQIYQDRDQFAKLVREVAAPDVGRMGIEILSFTIKDVYDKVDYLSSLGKTQTAVVQRDADIGVAEAERDAGIREAECKKEMLDVKFMADTKIADSKRAFELQKSAFSEEVNIKTAEAQLAYELQGAREQQKIRQEEIEIEVVQRKKQIAVEAQEILRTDKELIATVRRPAEAEAHRIQQIAEGEKVKQVLLAQAEAEKIRKIGEAEAAVIEAMGKAEAERMKLKAEAYQKYGDAAKMALVLETLPQIAAKIASPLTKVDEIVVLSGDNSKVTSEVTRLLAELPASVHALTGVDLSKIPLVKKATGVQV; from the exons ACTGTCTCTGGAGGTTATGACCATCCTGTGTCGCTGTGAGAATATTGAGACGTCGGAGGGGGTCCCGCTATTCGTAACAGGGGTTGCACAG GTGAAGATCATGACGGAGAAGGAGCTCTTGGCCGTGGCCTGCGAGCAGTTCCTGGGCAAGAACGTGCAGGACATCAAGAATGTCGTCCTGCAGACGCTGGAGGGGCACCTGCGCTCCATCCTCG GAACTCTGACCGTGGAGCAGATCTACCAGGACCGAGACCAGTTTGCCAAGCTGGTGCGGGAGGTGGCAGCCCCGGACGTGGGCCGCATGGGCATTGAGATCCTCAGCTTCACCATCAAG GACGTGTACGACAAAGTGGACTATCTGAGCTCCCTGGGAAAGACGCAGACTGCCGTGGTGCAGCGAGACGCCGACATCGGCGTGGCGGAGGCTGAGCGCGACGCGGGCATCCGG GAAGCAGAGTGCAAGAAGGAGATGCTGGACGTGAAGTTCATGGCAGACACCAAGATTGCCGACTCCAAGCGCGCCTTCGAGCTGCAGAAGTCCGCCTTCAGCGAGGAGGTCAACATCAAG ACGGCTGAGGCCCAGCTGGCATATGAGCTGCAAGGGGCGCGCGAGCAGCAGAAGATCCGGCAGGAGGAAATCGAGATCGAGGTGGTGCAGCGCAAGAAGCAGATCGCGGTGGAAGCGCAGGAGATCCTGCGCACGGACAAGGAGCTCATCGCCACCGTGCGCCGCCCCGCTGAGGCCGAGGCCCACCGCATCCAGCAGATCGCCGAGGGCGAGAA ggtgaAGCAGGTCCTGTTGGCTCAGGCAGAGGCtgagaagatccgcaaaatcggGGAGGCGGAAGCGGCTGTCATTGAAGCAATGGGCAAGGCGGAGGCCGAGCGGATGAAGCTCAAGGCCGAGGCCTACCAGAAATACGGGGATGCGGCCAAGATGGCCTTGGTACTGGAGACCCTGCCTCAG ATTGCTGCCAAAATCGCCTCCCCACTGACCAAAGTTGATGAGATTGTGGTCCTCAGTGGAGACAACAGCAAGGTAACCTCAGAAGTGACCCGGCTGCTGGCCgagctgcctgcctctgtgcacgCCCTCACAGGAGTGGACCTCTCTAAG ATACCCCTGGTCAAGAAAGCCACTGGTGTGCAGGTGTGA
- the FLOT2 gene encoding flotillin-2 isoform X1, whose protein sequence is MGNCHTVGPNEALVVSGGCCGSDYKQYVFGGWAWAWWCISDTKRISLEIMTLQPRCEDVETAEGVALTVTGVAQVKIMTEKELLAVACEQFLGKNVQDIKNVVLQTLEGHLRSILGTLTVEQIYQDRDQFAKLVREVAAPDVGRMGIEILSFTIKDVYDKVDYLSSLGKTQTAVVQRDADIGVAEAERDAGIREAECKKEMLDVKFMADTKIADSKRAFELQKSAFSEEVNIKTAEAQLAYELQGAREQQKIRQEEIEIEVVQRKKQIAVEAQEILRTDKELIATVRRPAEAEAHRIQQIAEGEKVKQVLLAQAEAEKIRKIGEAEAAVIEAMGKAEAERMKLKAEAYQKYGDAAKMALVLETLPQIAAKIASPLTKVDEIVVLSGDNSKVTSEVTRLLAELPASVHALTGVDLSKIPLVKKATGVQV, encoded by the exons GATTTCCCTAGAGATTATGACGTTGCAGCCCCGCTGCGAGGACGTAGAGACGGCCGAGGGGGTAGCTTTAACTGTGACGGGTGTCGCCCAG GTGAAGATCATGACGGAGAAGGAGCTCTTGGCCGTGGCCTGCGAGCAGTTCCTGGGCAAGAACGTGCAGGACATCAAGAATGTCGTCCTGCAGACGCTGGAGGGGCACCTGCGCTCCATCCTCG GAACTCTGACCGTGGAGCAGATCTACCAGGACCGAGACCAGTTTGCCAAGCTGGTGCGGGAGGTGGCAGCCCCGGACGTGGGCCGCATGGGCATTGAGATCCTCAGCTTCACCATCAAG GACGTGTACGACAAAGTGGACTATCTGAGCTCCCTGGGAAAGACGCAGACTGCCGTGGTGCAGCGAGACGCCGACATCGGCGTGGCGGAGGCTGAGCGCGACGCGGGCATCCGG GAAGCAGAGTGCAAGAAGGAGATGCTGGACGTGAAGTTCATGGCAGACACCAAGATTGCCGACTCCAAGCGCGCCTTCGAGCTGCAGAAGTCCGCCTTCAGCGAGGAGGTCAACATCAAG ACGGCTGAGGCCCAGCTGGCATATGAGCTGCAAGGGGCGCGCGAGCAGCAGAAGATCCGGCAGGAGGAAATCGAGATCGAGGTGGTGCAGCGCAAGAAGCAGATCGCGGTGGAAGCGCAGGAGATCCTGCGCACGGACAAGGAGCTCATCGCCACCGTGCGCCGCCCCGCTGAGGCCGAGGCCCACCGCATCCAGCAGATCGCCGAGGGCGAGAA ggtgaAGCAGGTCCTGTTGGCTCAGGCAGAGGCtgagaagatccgcaaaatcggGGAGGCGGAAGCGGCTGTCATTGAAGCAATGGGCAAGGCGGAGGCCGAGCGGATGAAGCTCAAGGCCGAGGCCTACCAGAAATACGGGGATGCGGCCAAGATGGCCTTGGTACTGGAGACCCTGCCTCAG ATTGCTGCCAAAATCGCCTCCCCACTGACCAAAGTTGATGAGATTGTGGTCCTCAGTGGAGACAACAGCAAGGTAACCTCAGAAGTGACCCGGCTGCTGGCCgagctgcctgcctctgtgcacgCCCTCACAGGAGTGGACCTCTCTAAG ATACCCCTGGTCAAGAAAGCCACTGGTGTGCAGGTGTGA
- the ERAL1 gene encoding GTPase Era, mitochondrial isoform X2 produces the protein MAAPCRRGPRLVRAVLGVWQRGPEASRDRVSRPPLSPGAPGRCVSCFAGAACSGPRLSEASCRHGQGSALDRFLGVPQSSSPLTPCAPAVSMDKDEQDLLLVHHPDMPENPRVLRVVLLGAPNAGKSTLSNQLLGRKVFPVSKKVHTTRCQALGVITEKEAQVILLDTPGLISPIKQKRHHLELSLLEDPWRSMESADLVVVLVDVSDKWTRNQLSPQLLRCLSQYSQVPSILVLNKVDCLKQKSVLLGLTASLTEGVVNGKKLKLKQAFHSPSSTHGSCPEAKGPDTQVGRGPQRAGWPHFQEIFMLSALSQDDVKTLKYLLAKARPGPWEFHSGVLTTQNPEEICANIIREKLLEYLPQEVPYNIQQKTDVWEEGPAGQLMILQRLLVPKESHVRLLIGPKGQLIARIAQEAGRDLMDVFLCDVQLRLSVKLLK, from the exons ATGGCTGCCCCCTGCCGGCGCGGCCCCCGGTTGGTCCGTGCGGTGCTGGGGGTCTGGCAGCGGGGCCCCGAGGCCTCGAGGGACCGGGTGAGCCGGCCCCCCTTGTCCCCGGGCGCCCCGGGGAGGTGCGTGTCTTGTTTTGCAGGCGCCGCTTGCTCTGGTCCACGCCTGTCCGAGGCCTCCTGCCGTCATGGCCAGGGCTCTGCCTTGGACCGCTTCCTCGGAGTCCCGCAGTCCAGCAGTCCGCTGACTCCTTGTGCCCCCGCAGTGTCCATGGACAAAG ATGAACAAGATCTCCTCTTGGTCCATCATCCTGACATGCCTGAGAACCCCCGGGTCCTGCGAGTGGTTCTCCTAGGAGCCCCAAATGCCGGAAAGTCGACGCTCTCCAACCAACTGCTGGGCCGAAAA GTCTTCCCTGTCTCCAAGAAGGTACACACCACACGTTGCCAAGCTCTGGGCGTCATCACGGAGAAGGAAGCCCAGGTG ATTCTCCTTGACACACCTGGCCTTATCAGCCCCATTAAACAGAAGAG GCACCATTTGGAGCTCTCTTTGCTGGAAGATCCTTGGAGGAGCATGGAATCTGCTGATCTGG TTGTGGTTCTTGTGGATGTGTCAGACAAGTGGACTCGAAACCAGCTCAGCCCGCAGTTGCTCCGGTGCTTGTCCCAGTACTCCCAGGTCCCTAGCATCCTTGTCTTGAACAAG GTAGATTGTTTGAAGCAGAAATCCGTTCTCCTGGGGCtcacggcatccctcactgaaggTGTGGTCAATGGGAAGAAGCTCAAGCTGAAGCAGGCCTTCCACTCGCCCTCCAGCACCCATGGTTCCTGCCCAGAAGCCAAAGGCCCAGACACCCAAGTGGGGAGAGGCCCTCAAAGGGCAGGCTGGCCACACTTCCAGGAAATCTTCATGTTATCAGCCTTAAGCCAAGACGATGTGAAGACATTGAAG TATCTCCTGGCGAAGGCCCGGCCCGGGCCCTGGGAGTTCCACAGTGGAGTCCTCACTACCCAGAATCCTGAGGAGATCTGTGCCAACATCATCCGGGAGAAGCTCCTGGAGTACCTGCCCCAGGAGGTGCCCTACAATATCCAGCAG AAAACCGATGTCTGGGAGGAGGGGCCGGCTGGCCAGCTGATGATTCTACAGAGGCTTCTGGTGCCCAAAGAATCCCATGTG agACTCCTGATTGGTCCGAAGGGGCAGCTGATTGCCCGGATTGCGCAGGAGGCGGGCCGTGACCTCATGGACGTCTTCCTCTGTGATGTTCAGCTCCGCCTCTCCGTGAAGCTTCTCAAGTGA
- the ERAL1 gene encoding GTPase Era, mitochondrial isoform X1 encodes MAAPCRRGPRLVRAVLGVWQRGPEASRDRVSRPPLSPGAPGRCVSCFAGAACSGPRLSEASCRHGQGSALDRFLGVPQSSSPLTPCAPAVSMDKDEQDLLLVHHPDMPENPRVLRVVLLGAPNAGKSTLSNQLLGRKVFPVSKKVHTTRCQALGVITEKEAQVILLDTPGLISPIKQKRHHLELSLLEDPWRSMESADLVVVLVDVSDKWTRNQLSPQLLRCLSQYSQVPSILVLNKVDCLKQKSVLLGLTASLTEGVVNGKKLKLKQAFHSPSSTHGSCPEAKGPDTQVGRGPQRAGWPHFQEIFMLSALSQDDVKTLKQYLLAKARPGPWEFHSGVLTTQNPEEICANIIREKLLEYLPQEVPYNIQQKTDVWEEGPAGQLMILQRLLVPKESHVRLLIGPKGQLIARIAQEAGRDLMDVFLCDVQLRLSVKLLK; translated from the exons ATGGCTGCCCCCTGCCGGCGCGGCCCCCGGTTGGTCCGTGCGGTGCTGGGGGTCTGGCAGCGGGGCCCCGAGGCCTCGAGGGACCGGGTGAGCCGGCCCCCCTTGTCCCCGGGCGCCCCGGGGAGGTGCGTGTCTTGTTTTGCAGGCGCCGCTTGCTCTGGTCCACGCCTGTCCGAGGCCTCCTGCCGTCATGGCCAGGGCTCTGCCTTGGACCGCTTCCTCGGAGTCCCGCAGTCCAGCAGTCCGCTGACTCCTTGTGCCCCCGCAGTGTCCATGGACAAAG ATGAACAAGATCTCCTCTTGGTCCATCATCCTGACATGCCTGAGAACCCCCGGGTCCTGCGAGTGGTTCTCCTAGGAGCCCCAAATGCCGGAAAGTCGACGCTCTCCAACCAACTGCTGGGCCGAAAA GTCTTCCCTGTCTCCAAGAAGGTACACACCACACGTTGCCAAGCTCTGGGCGTCATCACGGAGAAGGAAGCCCAGGTG ATTCTCCTTGACACACCTGGCCTTATCAGCCCCATTAAACAGAAGAG GCACCATTTGGAGCTCTCTTTGCTGGAAGATCCTTGGAGGAGCATGGAATCTGCTGATCTGG TTGTGGTTCTTGTGGATGTGTCAGACAAGTGGACTCGAAACCAGCTCAGCCCGCAGTTGCTCCGGTGCTTGTCCCAGTACTCCCAGGTCCCTAGCATCCTTGTCTTGAACAAG GTAGATTGTTTGAAGCAGAAATCCGTTCTCCTGGGGCtcacggcatccctcactgaaggTGTGGTCAATGGGAAGAAGCTCAAGCTGAAGCAGGCCTTCCACTCGCCCTCCAGCACCCATGGTTCCTGCCCAGAAGCCAAAGGCCCAGACACCCAAGTGGGGAGAGGCCCTCAAAGGGCAGGCTGGCCACACTTCCAGGAAATCTTCATGTTATCAGCCTTAAGCCAAGACGATGTGAAGACATTGAAG CAGTATCTCCTGGCGAAGGCCCGGCCCGGGCCCTGGGAGTTCCACAGTGGAGTCCTCACTACCCAGAATCCTGAGGAGATCTGTGCCAACATCATCCGGGAGAAGCTCCTGGAGTACCTGCCCCAGGAGGTGCCCTACAATATCCAGCAG AAAACCGATGTCTGGGAGGAGGGGCCGGCTGGCCAGCTGATGATTCTACAGAGGCTTCTGGTGCCCAAAGAATCCCATGTG agACTCCTGATTGGTCCGAAGGGGCAGCTGATTGCCCGGATTGCGCAGGAGGCGGGCCGTGACCTCATGGACGTCTTCCTCTGTGATGTTCAGCTCCGCCTCTCCGTGAAGCTTCTCAAGTGA